From Lepisosteus oculatus isolate fLepOcu1 chromosome 8, fLepOcu1.hap2, whole genome shotgun sequence, one genomic window encodes:
- the fdx1b gene encoding ferredoxin 1b: MARCVKLHSFLSAFVSGKPGFMGLKVARYLTNTPQLSTLQNRAVSTNPVSYNSSAEECKSSDKVVVHFVNQKGDRTTITATEGETLLDVVINMNLDISGFGACEGTLACSTCHLIFEEDIYAKMEPLVDEEIDMLDLAYGLTKTSRLGCQVCVQKWMDGMTVRVPQDVMDMRETMESRQNQ; encoded by the exons ATGGCAAGGTGTGTTAAACTCCACTCTTTCCTTTCTGCATTCGTCTCTGGAAAACCTGGCTTTATGGGATTGAAAGTGGCAAGATATTTAACTAACACTCCACAGCTCTCAACTTTACAAAACAGGGCTGTTAGCACAAACCCAGTGTCTTACAACAGTTCAGCAGAGGAATG caaGTCAAGTGATAAGGTTGTAGTACACTTTGTGAACCAAAAAGGAGATAGAACTACTATTACAGCCACAGAAGGTGAAACCTTATTGGATGTTGTGATTAACATGAATTTGGACATCAGTGGGTTTG GTGCCTGTGAGGGTACATTAGCTTGTTCAACATGTCACCTGATATTTGAAGAGGACATTTATGCAAAAATGGAACCTTTGGTAGATGAAGAGATAGATATGCTGGATTTGGCTTATGGGCTGACCAAGAC ATCTCGCCTGGGCTGTCAAGTGTGTGttcagaaatggatggatggcatGACTGTCCGTGTGCCACAGGACGTGATGGACATGAGAGAGACCATGGAGTCCAGACAGAATCAATGA